Proteins encoded together in one Salvelinus fontinalis isolate EN_2023a chromosome 6, ASM2944872v1, whole genome shotgun sequence window:
- the bag6 gene encoding large proline-rich protein BAG6 isoform X4 produces MEEPGADIEVTVKTLDSQSRSYTVGGQLTVIEFKEHIATSVGIPVDKQRLIYQGRVLQDERTLTEYNVDGKVIHLVERAPPQPSQPGSGSGGAEAGAPPSSTTSQGTSQVPPHDRNANSYVMLGTFNLPVNVMDPQQIQMSVQQMMSGLGENARNARVSTSTGSNGSMNVHIDMDQSVQSEPRLRLLLAENLLRDTNALIERMEDQPSGTSTQPDSAAAAPPPSSSSSTTSPSTQPMDTSPPSSTPPPSFSSSTQTEGAAQAGPNHPSPAELVEMLSELRRVEERLQPFVQRTHSILESATTAEYANAEREEDQRILNLVGEALRLLGNALVALSDLRCNLLSPAPRHLHVIRPMSHYTSPVSMPGAVHHHIPLHMNLGATVTMASNGRPATDGQAQPSQTPGQSDQPGQGQTSPSQPPPSNQQAGQGQPGPRVIRISHQTMPVVMMQMNTDDSGVPQAAGQPNVAGMGQPGFQMPPGVQMNPDFMQSIVQQIAQYTEAVAAATGGAIPGQPPQPTPPGSTATSSTTTTGPNTPTTTPTAPPPPSPGAPQARVVFTRPAFAPRIPPPVFGTRGATINLRTSVPPMMGQQPGQPFPPAALNQMISGLVGQLLMPGQMGQPGAIPTMPQGAIPTMPQGAPPDLAQLLGSLLGTAGAVPGAMGPSITVTMPGVPAFVQGVSDFMQASGPVFPPPPNGAPQPPASGTPTPPPGTTPNPPTGDGAGAQGEALNPELFTGIVQGVLSTMMGSLGSPQSNTESIAQFIQRLSETSNIFTPGTGDAMGFFGDLLTLVCQNFSMVDLVLLLHGQNQPLGRIQTQLSQFFTQHYLSGSEPTDHNIAAAADGLINELEEYITESFSSVAVLEGVNVTQTNLSFFRQQLTRIATHILRCTDNTFGPQLLQMCNQGLFECLALNLYCLRGEQSALTSVINHRIRTLSADMNPSLVNWLTSMLTMRLQVILEHIPVTEDQILHYAVHTQQGEASNAQEPQRAQIMEMEATHSPAPATTAEEAMASSQDTRAEPRETGAIGGAAPLGGAMATAEASGREEPGRETEAWTAAVPAEWVPIIRHDLITQRKMKAQPPMSDAYLHGMPAKRRKGVCFQTGQGDGALLSLSDAVSRAARTAGVRPVTSPDNLQEELDSPELQEAYAEQVKKDIKKRVREDPDFSSQQFPNTHRAFSSDS; encoded by the exons ATGGAGGAACCAGGTGCTGATATAGAGGTGACTGTCAAAACTTTGGACTCCCAGAGCCGAAGTTACACTGTAGGCGGACAG TTGACAGTGATAGAGTTCAAGGAGCACATTGCCACTTCAGTTGGGATTCCTGTGGACAAACAGAGGCTGATCTACCAGGGCCGAGTCCTGCAGGATGAGAGGACCCTGACAGAGTACA ACGTCGATGGAAAAGTCATCCACCTGGTGGAGCGGGCCCCCCCTCAGCCCTCCCAgccaggctcggggtcagggggAGCAGAGGCCGGAGCGccaccctcctctaccacctcccagGGAACGTCCCAAGTGCCTCCACACGACCGCAACGCCAACAGCTATGTCATGCTGGGGACCTTCAACCTCCCCGTTAATGTCATGGACCCTCAGCAGATCCAG ATGTCTGTCCAGCAAATGATGTCAGGTTTGGGTGAGAATGCTAGGAATGCCAGAGTCAGCACCAGCACCGGG AGCAATGGTTCCATGAATGTGCACATTGATATGGACCAATCGGTGCAGAGTGAGCCCAGGCTGAGATTGCTATTGGCTGAGAACCTGCTGAGGGACACCAATGCTCTCATCGAGAGGATGGAG GATCAACCAAGCGGCACCTCAACCCAACCGGATTCTGCTGCTGCTGCaccacctccctcttcctcctcctccactacctctcCTTCCACCCAGCCCATGGACACATCTCCACCTTCATCtactccccctccatccttctcttcctccactcAAACAGAGGGAGCCGCCCAAGCTGGACCCAA TCACCCCAGCCCAGCAGAGCTGGTGGAGATGCTGTCAGAgctgaggagggtggaggagaggcttCAGCCATTCGTCCAGAGAACACACTCTATCCTAGAGTCTGCTACCACCGCAGAATACGCCAACGCC gaaagagaggaggatcagCGGATTCTCAACCTGGTGGGGGAGGCCCTTCGTCTCTTGGGCAATGCCCTGGTTGCCCTTAGTGACCTGCGCTGCAACCTGCTGAGTCCCGCCCCACGCCACCTACACGTGATCCGGCCAATGTCTCACTACACCTCCCCAGTGTCCATGCCTGGAGCCGTGCACCATCACATCCCGCTACAT ATGAACCTGGGAGCCACGGTCACAATGGCGTCCAATGGCAGGCCAGCTACAGACGGACAGGCCCAGCCCAGTCAGACCCCCGGCCAGTCGGACCAGCCAGGTCAGGGACAGACTTCCCCCTCACAGCCTCCCCCGTCCAATCAGCAGGCTGGACAGGGACAGCCCGGCCCCCGGGTCATCAGGATCAGCCACCAGACAATGCCGGTGGTCATGATGCAGATGAACACGGACG acTCTGGTGTTCCTCAGGCAGCTGGACAGCCAAATGTTGCAGGAATGGGTCAGCCAG GCTTCCAGATGCCCCCCGGTGTTCAGATGAACCCAGACTTCATGCAGTCCATCGTGCAACAGATCGCCCAGTACACCGAGGCTGTAGCTGCTGCCACCGGGGGTGCCATCCCTGGCCAACCCCCCCAGCCTACCCCCCCAGGCTCCACCGCTACCTCTTCCACAACCACCACCGGCCctaacacccccaccaccacccccacggCCCCCCCTCCGCCTTCTCCCGGGGCCCCCCAGGCCAGGGTGGTGTTCACCCGGCCCGCCTTTGCTCCCAGGATCCCTCCACCCGTCTTTGGCACCCGGGGGGCCACCATCAACCTGAGGACTAGCGTGCCGCCCATGATGGGTCAGCAACCAGGACAG CCCTTCCCTCCTGCTGCCCTCAATCAGATGATCAGTGGACTGGTGGGACAACTCCTGATGCCTGGACAGATGG GCCAGCCCGGAGCCATCCCCACCATGCCCCAGGGAGCCATCCCCACCATGCCCCAGGGAGCTCCCCCTGACCTGGCCCAGCTCCTGGGCTCTCTTCTGGGGACCGCAGGGGCAGTTCCTGGGGCCATGGGACCCTCCATCACTGTGACTATGCCTGGAGTGCCCGCCTTCGTCCAGGGAGTGTCTGACTTCATGCAG GCCTCCGGACCAGTCTTCCCACCACCCCCCAACGGTGCCCCCCAGCCCCCTGCCTCTggcacccccacccccccacccggGACCACCCCTAACCCTCCCACGGGGGACGGTGCCGGGGCCCAGGGAGAGGCCTTGAATCCGGAGTTGTTCACTGGGATTGTACAGGGGGTCCTGTCCACCATGATGGGCTCCCTGGGCTCTCCCCAGAGCAACACTGAGAGCATCGCCCAGTTCATCCAGAGGCTCTCTGAGACTAGCAACATCTTCACACCCGGCACAGGGGACGCCATGG gtTTCTTTGGAGACTTACTGACCCTGGTGTGTCAGAACTTCTCCATGGTGGATCTGGTCTTGCTGCTCCACGGCCAGAACCAGCCCCTGGGCCGCATCCAGACCCAGCTGTCTCAGTTCTTCACCCAGCACTACCTCAGCGGGAGCGAGCCCACCGACCACAACATTGCT GCTGCTGCTGATGGTCTCATCAATGAACTTGAGGAGTACATTACCGAGAGTTTT TCTTCAGTGGCAGTGTTGGAGGGTGTCAACGTCACTCAGACCAACCTGTCCTTCTTCAGACAGCAGTTAACGCGTATCGCCACACACATACTCCGCTGCACAG ACAACACGTTTGGGCCGCAGCTGCTGCAGATGTGCAACCAGGGGCTGTTTGAGTGTCTGGCCCTCAACCTGTACTGtctgagaggagagcagagtgccctcacttctgtcatcaaccACCGCata AGAACGTTGTCGGCTGACATGAACCCCAGCCTGGTGAACTGGCTGACCAGTATGCTGACCATGAGGCTCCAGGTCATCCTGGAGCACATCCCCGTCACAGAGGACCAGATACTGCATTATGCCGTCCACACACAGCag GGGGAGGCTTCTAATGCACAGGAGCCTCAACGTGCCCAGATCATGGAG ATGGAGGCCACCCACTCCCCAGCCCCGGCCACCACAGCTGAGGAAGCTATGGCGTCATCACAGGATACTAGGGCAGAACCCAGGGAAACTGGAGCCATCGGAGGGGCTGCGCCATTGGGTGGCGCCATGGCAACAGCTGAAGCCAGCGGGAGGGAGGAGCCTGGTAGAGAGACTGAGGCCTGGACTGCTGCCGTCCCTGCT GAGTGGGTACCCATCATCAGACATGACCTGATCACCCAGAGGAAGATGAAGGCCCAGCCTCCCATGTCTGACGCCTATTTACATGGGATGCCTGCCAAACGCAGGAAG ggtgtgtgttttcAGACCGGACAGGGGGACGgcgctcttctctccctctccgacGCTGTTAGCAGGGCGGCAAGGACGGCCGGAGTCAGGCCAGTCACTTCCCCAGACAATCTGCAGGAGGAGCTTGACAGCCCTGAGCTCCAAGAGGCCTATGCAGAGCAG GTGAAGAAAGACATAAAGAAGCGAGTGAGAGAGGACCCGGACTTCAGCTCTCAGCAGttccccaacacacacagagcTTTTTCATCAGACTCATAA
- the bag6 gene encoding large proline-rich protein BAG6 isoform X1: MEEPGADIEVTVKTLDSQSRSYTVGGQLTVIEFKEHIATSVGIPVDKQRLIYQGRVLQDERTLTEYNVDGKVIHLVERAPPQPSQPGSGSGGAEAGAPPSSTTSQGTSQVPPHDRNANSYVMLGTFNLPVNVMDPQQIQMSVQQMMSGLGENARNARVSTSTGSNGSMNVHIDMDQSVQSEPRLRLLLAENLLRDTNALIERMEDQPSGTSTQPDSAAAAPPPSSSSSTTSPSTQPMDTSPPSSTPPPSFSSSTQTEGAAQAGPNHPSPAELVEMLSELRRVEERLQPFVQRTHSILESATTAEYANAEREEDQRILNLVGEALRLLGNALVALSDLRCNLLSPAPRHLHVIRPMSHYTSPVSMPGAVHHHIPLHMNLGATVTMASNGRPATDGQAQPSQTPGQSDQPGQGQTSPSQPPPSNQQAGQGQPGPRVIRISHQTMPVVMMQMNTDDSGVPQAAGQPNVAGMGQPGFQMPPGVQMNPDFMQSIVQQIAQYTEAVAAATGGAIPGQPPQPTPPGSTATSSTTTTGPNTPTTTPTAPPPPSPGAPQARVVFTRPAFAPRIPPPVFGTRGATINLRTSVPPMMGQQPGQPFPPAALNQMISGLVGQLLMPGQMAGQTATSSASHTFSTASHTFSSSSSNSSSSSSSSSGPIPTPATAPGTTVPPGQPGAIPTMPQGAIPTMPQGAPPDLAQLLGSLLGTAGAVPGAMGPSITVTMPGVPAFVQGVSDFMQASGPVFPPPPNGAPQPPASGTPTPPPGTTPNPPTGDGAGAQGEALNPELFTGIVQGVLSTMMGSLGSPQSNTESIAQFIQRLSETSNIFTPGTGDAMGFFGDLLTLVCQNFSMVDLVLLLHGQNQPLGRIQTQLSQFFTQHYLSGSEPTDHNIAAAADGLINELEEYITESFSSVAVLEGVNVTQTNLSFFRQQLTRIATHILRCTDNTFGPQLLQMCNQGLFECLALNLYCLRGEQSALTSVINHRIRTLSADMNPSLVNWLTSMLTMRLQVILEHIPVTEDQILHYAVHTQQGEASNAQEPQRAQIMEMEATHSPAPATTAEEAMASSQDTRAEPRETGAIGGAAPLGGAMATAEASGREEPGRETEAWTAAVPAEWVPIIRHDLITQRKMKAQPPMSDAYLHGMPAKRRKGVCFQTGQGDGALLSLSDAVSRAARTAGVRPVTSPDNLQEELDSPELQEAYAEQVKKDIKKRVREDPDFSSQQFPNTHRAFSSDS; this comes from the exons ATGGAGGAACCAGGTGCTGATATAGAGGTGACTGTCAAAACTTTGGACTCCCAGAGCCGAAGTTACACTGTAGGCGGACAG TTGACAGTGATAGAGTTCAAGGAGCACATTGCCACTTCAGTTGGGATTCCTGTGGACAAACAGAGGCTGATCTACCAGGGCCGAGTCCTGCAGGATGAGAGGACCCTGACAGAGTACA ACGTCGATGGAAAAGTCATCCACCTGGTGGAGCGGGCCCCCCCTCAGCCCTCCCAgccaggctcggggtcagggggAGCAGAGGCCGGAGCGccaccctcctctaccacctcccagGGAACGTCCCAAGTGCCTCCACACGACCGCAACGCCAACAGCTATGTCATGCTGGGGACCTTCAACCTCCCCGTTAATGTCATGGACCCTCAGCAGATCCAG ATGTCTGTCCAGCAAATGATGTCAGGTTTGGGTGAGAATGCTAGGAATGCCAGAGTCAGCACCAGCACCGGG AGCAATGGTTCCATGAATGTGCACATTGATATGGACCAATCGGTGCAGAGTGAGCCCAGGCTGAGATTGCTATTGGCTGAGAACCTGCTGAGGGACACCAATGCTCTCATCGAGAGGATGGAG GATCAACCAAGCGGCACCTCAACCCAACCGGATTCTGCTGCTGCTGCaccacctccctcttcctcctcctccactacctctcCTTCCACCCAGCCCATGGACACATCTCCACCTTCATCtactccccctccatccttctcttcctccactcAAACAGAGGGAGCCGCCCAAGCTGGACCCAA TCACCCCAGCCCAGCAGAGCTGGTGGAGATGCTGTCAGAgctgaggagggtggaggagaggcttCAGCCATTCGTCCAGAGAACACACTCTATCCTAGAGTCTGCTACCACCGCAGAATACGCCAACGCC gaaagagaggaggatcagCGGATTCTCAACCTGGTGGGGGAGGCCCTTCGTCTCTTGGGCAATGCCCTGGTTGCCCTTAGTGACCTGCGCTGCAACCTGCTGAGTCCCGCCCCACGCCACCTACACGTGATCCGGCCAATGTCTCACTACACCTCCCCAGTGTCCATGCCTGGAGCCGTGCACCATCACATCCCGCTACAT ATGAACCTGGGAGCCACGGTCACAATGGCGTCCAATGGCAGGCCAGCTACAGACGGACAGGCCCAGCCCAGTCAGACCCCCGGCCAGTCGGACCAGCCAGGTCAGGGACAGACTTCCCCCTCACAGCCTCCCCCGTCCAATCAGCAGGCTGGACAGGGACAGCCCGGCCCCCGGGTCATCAGGATCAGCCACCAGACAATGCCGGTGGTCATGATGCAGATGAACACGGACG acTCTGGTGTTCCTCAGGCAGCTGGACAGCCAAATGTTGCAGGAATGGGTCAGCCAG GCTTCCAGATGCCCCCCGGTGTTCAGATGAACCCAGACTTCATGCAGTCCATCGTGCAACAGATCGCCCAGTACACCGAGGCTGTAGCTGCTGCCACCGGGGGTGCCATCCCTGGCCAACCCCCCCAGCCTACCCCCCCAGGCTCCACCGCTACCTCTTCCACAACCACCACCGGCCctaacacccccaccaccacccccacggCCCCCCCTCCGCCTTCTCCCGGGGCCCCCCAGGCCAGGGTGGTGTTCACCCGGCCCGCCTTTGCTCCCAGGATCCCTCCACCCGTCTTTGGCACCCGGGGGGCCACCATCAACCTGAGGACTAGCGTGCCGCCCATGATGGGTCAGCAACCAGGACAG CCCTTCCCTCCTGCTGCCCTCAATCAGATGATCAGTGGACTGGTGGGACAACTCCTGATGCCTGGACAGATGG ctGGTCAAACAGCCACCTCCTCTGCCTCtcataccttctccactgcttctcataccttctcctcatcctcctccaactcttcttcttcctcctcatcctcctctggcCCTATCCCCACCCCTGCTACTGCCCCTGGCACCACTGTTCCCCCAGGCCAGCCCGGAGCCATCCCCACCATGCCCCAGGGAGCCATCCCCACCATGCCCCAGGGAGCTCCCCCTGACCTGGCCCAGCTCCTGGGCTCTCTTCTGGGGACCGCAGGGGCAGTTCCTGGGGCCATGGGACCCTCCATCACTGTGACTATGCCTGGAGTGCCCGCCTTCGTCCAGGGAGTGTCTGACTTCATGCAG GCCTCCGGACCAGTCTTCCCACCACCCCCCAACGGTGCCCCCCAGCCCCCTGCCTCTggcacccccacccccccacccggGACCACCCCTAACCCTCCCACGGGGGACGGTGCCGGGGCCCAGGGAGAGGCCTTGAATCCGGAGTTGTTCACTGGGATTGTACAGGGGGTCCTGTCCACCATGATGGGCTCCCTGGGCTCTCCCCAGAGCAACACTGAGAGCATCGCCCAGTTCATCCAGAGGCTCTCTGAGACTAGCAACATCTTCACACCCGGCACAGGGGACGCCATGG gtTTCTTTGGAGACTTACTGACCCTGGTGTGTCAGAACTTCTCCATGGTGGATCTGGTCTTGCTGCTCCACGGCCAGAACCAGCCCCTGGGCCGCATCCAGACCCAGCTGTCTCAGTTCTTCACCCAGCACTACCTCAGCGGGAGCGAGCCCACCGACCACAACATTGCT GCTGCTGCTGATGGTCTCATCAATGAACTTGAGGAGTACATTACCGAGAGTTTT TCTTCAGTGGCAGTGTTGGAGGGTGTCAACGTCACTCAGACCAACCTGTCCTTCTTCAGACAGCAGTTAACGCGTATCGCCACACACATACTCCGCTGCACAG ACAACACGTTTGGGCCGCAGCTGCTGCAGATGTGCAACCAGGGGCTGTTTGAGTGTCTGGCCCTCAACCTGTACTGtctgagaggagagcagagtgccctcacttctgtcatcaaccACCGCata AGAACGTTGTCGGCTGACATGAACCCCAGCCTGGTGAACTGGCTGACCAGTATGCTGACCATGAGGCTCCAGGTCATCCTGGAGCACATCCCCGTCACAGAGGACCAGATACTGCATTATGCCGTCCACACACAGCag GGGGAGGCTTCTAATGCACAGGAGCCTCAACGTGCCCAGATCATGGAG ATGGAGGCCACCCACTCCCCAGCCCCGGCCACCACAGCTGAGGAAGCTATGGCGTCATCACAGGATACTAGGGCAGAACCCAGGGAAACTGGAGCCATCGGAGGGGCTGCGCCATTGGGTGGCGCCATGGCAACAGCTGAAGCCAGCGGGAGGGAGGAGCCTGGTAGAGAGACTGAGGCCTGGACTGCTGCCGTCCCTGCT GAGTGGGTACCCATCATCAGACATGACCTGATCACCCAGAGGAAGATGAAGGCCCAGCCTCCCATGTCTGACGCCTATTTACATGGGATGCCTGCCAAACGCAGGAAG ggtgtgtgttttcAGACCGGACAGGGGGACGgcgctcttctctccctctccgacGCTGTTAGCAGGGCGGCAAGGACGGCCGGAGTCAGGCCAGTCACTTCCCCAGACAATCTGCAGGAGGAGCTTGACAGCCCTGAGCTCCAAGAGGCCTATGCAGAGCAG GTGAAGAAAGACATAAAGAAGCGAGTGAGAGAGGACCCGGACTTCAGCTCTCAGCAGttccccaacacacacagagcTTTTTCATCAGACTCATAA
- the bag6 gene encoding large proline-rich protein BAG6 isoform X3 produces MEEPGADIEVTVKTLDSQSRSYTVGGQLTVIEFKEHIATSVGIPVDKQRLIYQGRVLQDERTLTEYNVDGKVIHLVERAPPQPSQPGSGSGGAEAGAPPSSTTSQGTSQVPPHDRNANSYVMLGTFNLPVNVMDPQQIQMSVQQMMSGLGENARNARVSTSTGSNGSMNVHIDMDQSVQSEPRLRLLLAENLLRDTNALIERMEDQPSGTSTQPDSAAAAPPPSSSSSTTSPSTQPMDTSPPSSTPPPSFSSSTQTEGAAQAGPNHPSPAELVEMLSELRRVEERLQPFVQRTHSILESATTAEYANAEREEDQRILNLVGEALRLLGNALVALSDLRCNLLSPAPRHLHVIRPMSHYTSPVSMPGAVHHHIPLHMNLGATVTMASNGRPATDGQAQPSQTPGQSDQPDSGVPQAAGQPNVAGMGQPGFQMPPGVQMNPDFMQSIVQQIAQYTEAVAAATGGAIPGQPPQPTPPGSTATSSTTTTGPNTPTTTPTAPPPPSPGAPQARVVFTRPAFAPRIPPPVFGTRGATINLRTSVPPMMGQQPGQPFPPAALNQMISGLVGQLLMPGQMAGQTATSSASHTFSTASHTFSSSSSNSSSSSSSSSGPIPTPATAPGTTVPPGQPGAIPTMPQGAIPTMPQGAPPDLAQLLGSLLGTAGAVPGAMGPSITVTMPGVPAFVQGVSDFMQASGPVFPPPPNGAPQPPASGTPTPPPGTTPNPPTGDGAGAQGEALNPELFTGIVQGVLSTMMGSLGSPQSNTESIAQFIQRLSETSNIFTPGTGDAMGFFGDLLTLVCQNFSMVDLVLLLHGQNQPLGRIQTQLSQFFTQHYLSGSEPTDHNIAAAADGLINELEEYITESFSSVAVLEGVNVTQTNLSFFRQQLTRIATHILRCTDNTFGPQLLQMCNQGLFECLALNLYCLRGEQSALTSVINHRIRTLSADMNPSLVNWLTSMLTMRLQVILEHIPVTEDQILHYAVHTQQGEASNAQEPQRAQIMEMEATHSPAPATTAEEAMASSQDTRAEPRETGAIGGAAPLGGAMATAEASGREEPGRETEAWTAAVPAEWVPIIRHDLITQRKMKAQPPMSDAYLHGMPAKRRKGVCFQTGQGDGALLSLSDAVSRAARTAGVRPVTSPDNLQEELDSPELQEAYAEQVKKDIKKRVREDPDFSSQQFPNTHRAFSSDS; encoded by the exons ATGGAGGAACCAGGTGCTGATATAGAGGTGACTGTCAAAACTTTGGACTCCCAGAGCCGAAGTTACACTGTAGGCGGACAG TTGACAGTGATAGAGTTCAAGGAGCACATTGCCACTTCAGTTGGGATTCCTGTGGACAAACAGAGGCTGATCTACCAGGGCCGAGTCCTGCAGGATGAGAGGACCCTGACAGAGTACA ACGTCGATGGAAAAGTCATCCACCTGGTGGAGCGGGCCCCCCCTCAGCCCTCCCAgccaggctcggggtcagggggAGCAGAGGCCGGAGCGccaccctcctctaccacctcccagGGAACGTCCCAAGTGCCTCCACACGACCGCAACGCCAACAGCTATGTCATGCTGGGGACCTTCAACCTCCCCGTTAATGTCATGGACCCTCAGCAGATCCAG ATGTCTGTCCAGCAAATGATGTCAGGTTTGGGTGAGAATGCTAGGAATGCCAGAGTCAGCACCAGCACCGGG AGCAATGGTTCCATGAATGTGCACATTGATATGGACCAATCGGTGCAGAGTGAGCCCAGGCTGAGATTGCTATTGGCTGAGAACCTGCTGAGGGACACCAATGCTCTCATCGAGAGGATGGAG GATCAACCAAGCGGCACCTCAACCCAACCGGATTCTGCTGCTGCTGCaccacctccctcttcctcctcctccactacctctcCTTCCACCCAGCCCATGGACACATCTCCACCTTCATCtactccccctccatccttctcttcctccactcAAACAGAGGGAGCCGCCCAAGCTGGACCCAA TCACCCCAGCCCAGCAGAGCTGGTGGAGATGCTGTCAGAgctgaggagggtggaggagaggcttCAGCCATTCGTCCAGAGAACACACTCTATCCTAGAGTCTGCTACCACCGCAGAATACGCCAACGCC gaaagagaggaggatcagCGGATTCTCAACCTGGTGGGGGAGGCCCTTCGTCTCTTGGGCAATGCCCTGGTTGCCCTTAGTGACCTGCGCTGCAACCTGCTGAGTCCCGCCCCACGCCACCTACACGTGATCCGGCCAATGTCTCACTACACCTCCCCAGTGTCCATGCCTGGAGCCGTGCACCATCACATCCCGCTACAT ATGAACCTGGGAGCCACGGTCACAATGGCGTCCAATGGCAGGCCAGCTACAGACGGACAGGCCCAGCCCAGTCAGACCCCCGGCCAGTCGGACCAGCCAG acTCTGGTGTTCCTCAGGCAGCTGGACAGCCAAATGTTGCAGGAATGGGTCAGCCAG GCTTCCAGATGCCCCCCGGTGTTCAGATGAACCCAGACTTCATGCAGTCCATCGTGCAACAGATCGCCCAGTACACCGAGGCTGTAGCTGCTGCCACCGGGGGTGCCATCCCTGGCCAACCCCCCCAGCCTACCCCCCCAGGCTCCACCGCTACCTCTTCCACAACCACCACCGGCCctaacacccccaccaccacccccacggCCCCCCCTCCGCCTTCTCCCGGGGCCCCCCAGGCCAGGGTGGTGTTCACCCGGCCCGCCTTTGCTCCCAGGATCCCTCCACCCGTCTTTGGCACCCGGGGGGCCACCATCAACCTGAGGACTAGCGTGCCGCCCATGATGGGTCAGCAACCAGGACAG CCCTTCCCTCCTGCTGCCCTCAATCAGATGATCAGTGGACTGGTGGGACAACTCCTGATGCCTGGACAGATGG ctGGTCAAACAGCCACCTCCTCTGCCTCtcataccttctccactgcttctcataccttctcctcatcctcctccaactcttcttcttcctcctcatcctcctctggcCCTATCCCCACCCCTGCTACTGCCCCTGGCACCACTGTTCCCCCAGGCCAGCCCGGAGCCATCCCCACCATGCCCCAGGGAGCCATCCCCACCATGCCCCAGGGAGCTCCCCCTGACCTGGCCCAGCTCCTGGGCTCTCTTCTGGGGACCGCAGGGGCAGTTCCTGGGGCCATGGGACCCTCCATCACTGTGACTATGCCTGGAGTGCCCGCCTTCGTCCAGGGAGTGTCTGACTTCATGCAG GCCTCCGGACCAGTCTTCCCACCACCCCCCAACGGTGCCCCCCAGCCCCCTGCCTCTggcacccccacccccccacccggGACCACCCCTAACCCTCCCACGGGGGACGGTGCCGGGGCCCAGGGAGAGGCCTTGAATCCGGAGTTGTTCACTGGGATTGTACAGGGGGTCCTGTCCACCATGATGGGCTCCCTGGGCTCTCCCCAGAGCAACACTGAGAGCATCGCCCAGTTCATCCAGAGGCTCTCTGAGACTAGCAACATCTTCACACCCGGCACAGGGGACGCCATGG gtTTCTTTGGAGACTTACTGACCCTGGTGTGTCAGAACTTCTCCATGGTGGATCTGGTCTTGCTGCTCCACGGCCAGAACCAGCCCCTGGGCCGCATCCAGACCCAGCTGTCTCAGTTCTTCACCCAGCACTACCTCAGCGGGAGCGAGCCCACCGACCACAACATTGCT GCTGCTGCTGATGGTCTCATCAATGAACTTGAGGAGTACATTACCGAGAGTTTT TCTTCAGTGGCAGTGTTGGAGGGTGTCAACGTCACTCAGACCAACCTGTCCTTCTTCAGACAGCAGTTAACGCGTATCGCCACACACATACTCCGCTGCACAG ACAACACGTTTGGGCCGCAGCTGCTGCAGATGTGCAACCAGGGGCTGTTTGAGTGTCTGGCCCTCAACCTGTACTGtctgagaggagagcagagtgccctcacttctgtcatcaaccACCGCata AGAACGTTGTCGGCTGACATGAACCCCAGCCTGGTGAACTGGCTGACCAGTATGCTGACCATGAGGCTCCAGGTCATCCTGGAGCACATCCCCGTCACAGAGGACCAGATACTGCATTATGCCGTCCACACACAGCag GGGGAGGCTTCTAATGCACAGGAGCCTCAACGTGCCCAGATCATGGAG ATGGAGGCCACCCACTCCCCAGCCCCGGCCACCACAGCTGAGGAAGCTATGGCGTCATCACAGGATACTAGGGCAGAACCCAGGGAAACTGGAGCCATCGGAGGGGCTGCGCCATTGGGTGGCGCCATGGCAACAGCTGAAGCCAGCGGGAGGGAGGAGCCTGGTAGAGAGACTGAGGCCTGGACTGCTGCCGTCCCTGCT GAGTGGGTACCCATCATCAGACATGACCTGATCACCCAGAGGAAGATGAAGGCCCAGCCTCCCATGTCTGACGCCTATTTACATGGGATGCCTGCCAAACGCAGGAAG ggtgtgtgttttcAGACCGGACAGGGGGACGgcgctcttctctccctctccgacGCTGTTAGCAGGGCGGCAAGGACGGCCGGAGTCAGGCCAGTCACTTCCCCAGACAATCTGCAGGAGGAGCTTGACAGCCCTGAGCTCCAAGAGGCCTATGCAGAGCAG GTGAAGAAAGACATAAAGAAGCGAGTGAGAGAGGACCCGGACTTCAGCTCTCAGCAGttccccaacacacacagagcTTTTTCATCAGACTCATAA